One region of Oryza sativa Japonica Group chromosome 10, ASM3414082v1 genomic DNA includes:
- the LOC4348449 gene encoding probable galacturonosyltransferase 3 isoform X6, giving the protein MALLRSPDVRGMDNADKTIAYTNQDGRIRLFKVTTREFLSSSIWKNPLLPKDTEPVAEIQEIAEEQLLATGSEVSNLSSTETLETRTDPIKLKREVFRRKRKEHRIQELLQVDKEAELHMRNVATNRSRNFSNKVRASYNIWRLQFHHTNTDSTLRLMKDQIIMAKVYATIAHSQKQPDMYALLMKCIKLCQEAIGDAHMDYELDSSALERAKAMGHALSSARDVLYNSDEVSRRLLVMLQSTELNIDSVKKQNSFLVQHAAKTVPMPLHCLHMQLTTDYYFRDGMIKEYFHDAALKEEEDKAKREDRSLYHYAIFSDNVLAASVVVRSTVTHAKEPEKHVFHIVTDRLNFAAMTMWFIRHPPLPATVHVENIDNFKWLNSSYCSVLRQLESARLKEYYFKAHDPSSLSDGNENLKYRNPKYLSMLNHLRFYMPEIHPKLDKILFLDDDVVVQKDLTPLWDVDLKGMVNGAVETCKESFHRFDTYLNFSHPKIAENFDPRACGWAFGMNMFDLKEWKKQNITGIYHYWQDLNEDRKLWKLGTLPPGLITFYNLTYPLNRNWHVLGLGYDPAVDLAEIENAAVVHYNGNYKPWLDLAVSKYKPYWSKYVDLDNSHIQHCYMSEQ; this is encoded by the exons ATGGCTCTTCTCCGATCACCAGACGTAAGA GGCATGGATAATGCCGATAAGACTATTGCTTACACGAATCAGGATGGTCGGATCAGGCTGTTCAAAGTTACCACAAGAGAATTCTTGTCGTCCTCTATCTGGAAGAATCCTTTGTTGCCGAAAGATACCGAGCCGGTAGCTGAAAta CAAGAGATTGCGGAGGAGCAGCTACTAGCCACTGGGTCAGAAGTCTCCAATCTTTCAAGCACAGAAACTTTGGAAACTAGAACTGATCCAATTAAATTAAAGAGAGAG GTGTTCCGACGTAAAAGAAAGGAGCATAGGATTCAGGAGTTGCTTCAGGTGGACAAGGAGGCTGAGCTCCATATGCGAAATGTAGCGACAAACAGATCGAGGAACTTCAGTAACAAAGTAAGAGCCAGCTACAACATATGGAGGCTGCAGTTTCACCATACTAATACGGATTCAACCCTGAGACTTATGAAAGATCAGATAATAATGGCCAAGGTGTATGCCACAATTGCACATTCCCAGAAGCAACCTGACATGTACGCGTTGCTCATGAAGTGCATAAAACTATGCCAGGAAGCTATTGGGGATGCACACATGGATTATGAACTTGATTCGAG TGCTTTAGAGCGAGCAAAAGCAATGGGGCATGCCTTGTCTTCAGCTAGAGATGTTCTGTACAACTCCGATGAAGTATCTAGAAGATTGCTTGTTATGCTGCAGTCTACAGAACTAAATATTGATAGTGTTAAGAAGCAGAACTCATTCCTGGTGCAGCATGCTGCAAAGACGGTCCCCATGCCCTTGCACTGTCTGCATATGCAGCTGACAACCGATTATTACTTTCGTGATGGTATGATCAAGGAATATTTCCATGATGCCGCTttgaaggaagaagaagataaagCAAAGCGTGAGGATAGGTCACTATACCACTACGCTATATTTTCAGATAACGTCCTTGCAGCCTCAGTAGTTGTCAGATCAACTGTGACACATGCCAAGGAACCAGAGAAGCACGTGTTCCACATCGTCACTGATAGACTTAATTTTGCAGCTATGACGATGTGGTTTATACGTCATCCTCCTCTACCTGCTACTGTCCATGTGGAAAACATTGACAACTTCAAGTGGCTCAATTCATCATACTGTTCAGTCCTACGACAACTTGAGTCAGCTCGGCTCAAAGAGTACTATTTCAAAGCACATGATCCATCATCACTCTCTGACGGAAATGAAAATCTGAAGTACAGGAACCCCAAATATCTGTCTATGCTTAACCATCTAAGGTTCTACATGCCAGAAATACACCCCAAGCTTGACAAGATATTGTTTCTTGACGACGATGTTGTTGTACAGAAGGACTTGACACCATTATGGGACGTTGATCTTAAAGGGATGGTAAATGGTGCAGTTGAAACCTGCAAAGAAAGTTTCCATCGCTTCGACACGTACCTCAATTTCTCACACCCAAAGATCGCAGAGAACTTCGATCCACGTGCTTGTGGGTGGGCTTTTGGGATGAACATGTTTGACCTGAAAGAGTGGAAGAAGCAAAATATCACTGGAATATACCATTATTGGCAAGATCTG AATGAGGATCGCAAGCTGTGGAAGCTGGGCACACTGCCTCCAGGACTGATTACTTTTTACAACCTGACATACCCATTGAATCGCAATTGGCATGTGTTGGGGCTTGGCTATGATCCAGCTGTTGACCTTGCCGAGATTGAGAATGCAGCAGTAGTTCATTACAATGGGAACTACAAGCCCTGGCTAGACCTTGCTGTCTCCAAGTACAAGCCCTACTGGTCCAAGTATGTAGATCTTGACAATTCACACATCCAGCACTGCTACATGAGTGAGCAATGA